A part of Antechinus flavipes isolate AdamAnt ecotype Samford, QLD, Australia chromosome 6, AdamAnt_v2, whole genome shotgun sequence genomic DNA contains:
- the LOC127541776 gene encoding mucin-6-like: protein MTSSAIPSSMHTSSITLSKPPATVPSVSTPLPSSPLPSSPSTTSFPGTKPFSSPLSSVTSVSPSSHRTHSHLTSSSAALPSFSTESFTSVPPISSHVTQSSPSSLPSPASLGPTSSLTSLSSPASTFEPPVRTTLISPVPTPSLHPPSSTVSETTSAVLPNVSMSTAFRTSSPPGTGSPPTPSSISSPGTSSASASPPHSLSASSPVFSTILTTPVSTFSPLPSSPTVPSPGTASSSAPQPTTPTSHPSRPSVPSSSPPAPASTTPMAVSTPRTSFSTPALPTTSSRFTTSQSTVLTTWVSTPIGFTPFPLSTTSLTSAPPAPSTVRTTMLPTSSAPGPSSSVSSPASTWPSGSTAGACSVKEYVEEITFQGCTANTTLTRCEGFCPSSSRINPSTLKMETGCGCCHPLTTYTKDLPLHCPDRGTLVVQVQMFSSCVCNSQRCAP, encoded by the exons ATGACTTCCTCAGCCATCCCGTCTTCCATGCACACCTCTTCCATCACTCTGTCCAAACCCCCTGCCACCGTCCCCTCTGTGTCCACCCCTTTGCCCTCCTCTCCCCTGCCTTCTTCCCCTTCCACCACCTCATTTCCTGGGACCAAacccttttcctcccctctcagCTCTGTCACTTCTGTCTCGCCGTCAAGCCACAGAACCCACTCCCATCTCACCTCTTCCAGTGCAGCCCTTCCTTCCTTTAGCACAGAAAGCTTTACTTCTGTCCCCCCCATTTCTTCCCATGTGACTCAGTCCTCTCCCTCATCACTACCCTCTCCTGCCTCCTTAGGCCCAACTAGCTCCCTGACCAGCCTCTCCTCCCCCGCCTCCACATTTGAACCCCCAGTCCGGACAACTCTGATTTCTCCTGTGCCCACCCCAAGCCTCCACCCCCCATCTAGCACCGTGTCTGAGACCACTTCGGCGGTGCTTCCCAATGTGTCCATGTCTACCGCGTTTCGAACCAGCAGCCCCCCTGGCACGGGCTCTCCACCCACCCcgtcctccatctcctcccctgggACCAGTTCTGCCTCAGCTTCTCCCCCCCACAGCCTTTCAGCCTCCTCCCCTGTGTTTTCCACCATTCTCACCACGCCTGTGTCCACCTTCTCCCCCTTACCCAGCAGTCCCACTGTCCCCTCGCCAGGGACGGCTTCATCATCTGCCCCTCAGCCCACCACCCCCACTTCCCACCCATCTCGGCCCTCTGTCCCCAGCTCGTCTCCACCTGCTCCTGCTTCCACAACCCCCATGGCTGTGTCTACTCCGAGAACTTCCTTCAGCACCCCAGCTCTCCCCACTACTTCCAGCCGGTTTACCACATCCCAGTCGACTGTGCTCACCACTTGGGTCTCCACGCCGATCGGATTCACGCCCTTCCCTTTGTCCACCACAAGCCTGACCTCAGCCCCTCCAGCCCCGTCCACAGTTCGGACCACCATGCTCCCGACCAGCTCCGCCCCAGGGCCTTCCAGCTCAGTCTCCTCCCCAGCCAGCACCTGGCCCTCCGGCTCCACGG CCGGTGCCTGCAGTGTGAAGGAGTACGTTGAAGAGATTACCTTCCAGGGCTGCACGGCCAACACCACTCTGACCCGCTGTGAAGGATTCTGCCCCTCCTCCTCCAG AATCAATCCGAGTACCTTGAAGATGGAGACGGGCTGCGGCTGCTGCCATCCGCTCACCACCTACACCAAAGACCTCCCGCTTCACTGTCCAGACCGAGGGACGCTCGTGGTCCAAGTGCAGATGTTCAGCAGCTGTGTGTGCAATTCCCAGCGCTGCGCACCCTGA